The Vigna unguiculata cultivar IT97K-499-35 chromosome 6, ASM411807v1, whole genome shotgun sequence genome contains a region encoding:
- the LOC114188254 gene encoding pentatricopeptide repeat-containing protein At2g30100, chloroplastic has protein sequence MAYAQGFASNFKLGFVFSSGSQSQQRQPLMFLAAHSGFSLKFFNGVCARSFKFQNPSIVAAKHGSVRGLRALKSVELDQFVTSDDEEDEMGEGFFEAIEELERMTREPSDILEEMNDRLSARELQLVLVYFSQDGRDSWCALEVFDWLRKENRVDKETMELMVSIMCGWVKRLIQEQHGVGDVVDLLVDMDCVGLRPGFSMIEKVISLYWEMGEKEGAISFVEEVLRRGIPYAAEDKEVHKGGPTGYLAWKMMAEGDYRSAVRLVIRFRESGLRPEVYSYLVAMTAVVKELNEFGKALRKLKSFRRAGLVTEFDLEDVKLAEKYQSDLLADGVRLSNWVIQDGSPSLYGVVHERLLAMYICAGHGIEAERQLWEMKLVGREADGDLYDIVLAICASQKEGNATARLLTRLDLVSSPQKKKGLSWLLRGYIKGGHFTEAAETVMKMLELGFYPEYLDRAAVLQGLKKRIQQYGNLDTYVRLCKSLSDANLIGPCLVHLYIRKYKLWVVKML, from the exons atggCCTATGCACAGGGTTTTGCTTCCAATTTCAAATTGggttttgtgttttcttctgGTTCGCAATCACAACAGAGACAGCCTTTGATGTTTCTTGCAGCACACTCCGGATTTTCCCTCAAATTCTTTAATGGGGTGTGTGCGAGATCCTTTAAGTTCCAAAACCCCTCCATTGTTGCTGCAAAGCACGGTTCAGTGAGGGGTCTTAGGGCTCTGAAGTCGGTGGAACTGGACCAGTTTGTGACCAGCGATGACGAGGAGGATGAAATGGGAGAAGGGTTCTTTGAGGCAATTGAGGAGCTTGAGAGGATGACGAGGGAGCCCTCTGATATTCTTGAGGAGATGAATGACCGTTTGTCTGCAAGGGAACTGCAGCTTGTGTTGGTGTATTTCTCTCAGGATGGGAGGGACTCGTGGTGTGCATTGGAGGTGTTTGATTGGCTGAGGAAGGAGAATAGGGTGGACAAGGAGACCATGGAGCTCATGGTTTCCATCATGTGCGGTTGGGTGAAGAGATTGATTCAGGAGCAGCATGGtgtgggtgatgtggttgactTGCTTGTGGACATGGATTGCGTTGGTTTGAGGCCGGGTTTTAGCATGATTGAGAAGGTGATTTCTCTGTACTGGGAAATGGGGGAGAAGGAAGGGGCTATCTCGTTTGTGGAAGAGGTTTTGAGGCGCGGAATCCCTTATGCTGCGGAGGACAAAGAAGTGCATAAAGGAGGGCCAACCGGGTATCTTGCTTGGAAGATGATG GCAGAGGGTGACTATAGAAGCGCAGTTAGATTAGTGATTCGGTTTAGAGAGTCTGGCTTGAGGCCAGAGGTCTATAGCTACCTCGTTGCAATGACTGCTGTGGTTAAAGAACTGAATGAATTCGGAAAAGCTCTGCGGAAGTTGAAGAGCTTCAGAAGGGCCGGGTTGGTGACCGAGTTTGATCTAGAAGATGTTAAGCTTGCCGAGAAGTATCAATCCGATCTACTGGCCGACGGAGTGCGGTTGTCCAATTGGGTAATACAAGATGGGAGCCCATCACTATATGGAGTGGTTCATGAGAGGCTCCTTGCTATGTACATTTGTGCTGGTCATGGAATTGAGGCAGAGAGACAGCTGTGGGAGATGAAGCTTGTGGGTAGGGAAGCTGATGGAGATCTGTATGACATTGTTCTTGCCATTTGTGCTTCACAGAAAGAGGGCAATGCCACGGCAAGGTTGCTGACAAGGCTAGACCTTGTGAGCTCGCCGCAGAAGAAGAAAGGTCTGTCATGGTTGTTAAGAGGGTATATCAAAGGTGGCCATTTTACTGAGGCAGCAGAGACTGTGATGAAAATGCTTGAGTTGGGATTCTATCCGGAGTACTTGGATAGGGCTGCTGTATTACAAGGTTTGAAGAAAAGGATCCAGCAATATGGAAATCTAGATACTTATGTCAGGCTCTGTAAGTCCCTCTCTGATGCAAACCTTATAGGACCTTGTCTTGTACATttgtatataagaaaatataagcTTTGGGTTGTGAAAATGCTCTAA
- the LOC114188513 gene encoding uncharacterized protein LOC114188513, which translates to MERGKGKKVQDSSSNAEQSQAEMAPVEPNVMDPKLRRLFSNRLSAQRSRQKKVKLVEELEHRHIMLQDQLAQLQPIQARQQSRMHSLMVEEQTLFHEMEYLQKKAMLRDAEDEKNRKKKSRLENLRDIKQQLLNLHIDPFTGVSIDTSLKSWYRFILTA; encoded by the exons ATGGAGAGAGGAAAGGGAAAGAAGGTTCAGGATTCTTCTTCAAATGCTGAACAATCCCAAGCTGAAATGGCCCCTGTGGAACCAAACGTCATGGATCCTAAACTAAGAAGGTTATTCTCAAACAGACTTTCTGCCCAAAGATCAAGACAGAAGAAGGTGAAATTAGTTGAGGAGTTGGAACACCGTCACATAATGTTGCAG GATCAACTAGCACAACTTCAACCAATACAGGCTCGCCAACAGAGCCGAATGCACAGTTTAATGGTAGAAGAGCAGACATTGTTCCATGAAATGGAATATCTTCAGAAAAAGGCTATGCTCAGAGACG CTGAAGATGAGAAGAACAGGAAGAAAAAGAGTAGGCTCGAGAACCTTCGAGATATTAAGCAACAATTGCTTAATCTGCATATTGATCCTTTCACTGGAGTGTCCATTGATACATCTCTCAAATCATGGTATCGCTTCATTTTAACTGCATGA
- the LOC114188512 gene encoding carbamoyl-phosphate synthase small chain, chloroplastic-like, translating into MGIYDVDTRAITCRLRQDGSLIGVLSTDNSITDEELLKMSRSWDIVGIDLISGLSCQTVHEWVDKTKQEWDFSSGGSGETFHVVAYDFGIKHNILKHLASYGCKITVVPSTWPATETLKMNPDGVLFSNGPGDPSTVPYAVETVKKILGKVPIFGICMGHQLLGQALGGKTFKMKFGHHGGNHPVRNLRTGHVEISAQNHNYAVDPTTLPEGVEVIHVNLNDGGCAGLAFPAQRIMSLQYHPEASLGPHDSDYAFGEFIELMKQQKTKKLEKKISTWNQNGFHVPFQRLLHGFQNLFLIMSNRLSSRRSWQKKQCYKINLETQSKSLEDQISGLKPELGCYQNHKQLLEQEQLKLRQRVEIIQKKIMLKNAEIEMNKSEVNKLRECSVMQQGLLQAPFLSWNIDPLQHWYNDPNSYQGNGVGTSYIPAEPSHMWIHDNVPNMHGMNMNMPNNYIGSMINDISRTFPNEDLN; encoded by the exons atgggaATTT ATGATGTTGACACACGGGCTATCACATGCAGATTACGGCAAGATGGTAGCCTCATTGGTGTGTTGAGTACCGACAATTCTATAACAGATGAGGAACTACTTAAGATGTCTCGTTCTTGGGACATTGTTG GTATTGATTTAATAAGTGGATTGTCATGTCAAACTGTGCATGAATGGGTTGATAAAACAAAGCAAGAATGGGATTTTAGTTCTGGAGGGAGTGGAGAGACTTTCCAT GTTGTTGCTTATGATTTTGGAATCAAGCATAATATACTAAAGCATTTGGCGTCTTATGGCTGCAAAATCACTGTTGTACCATCGACGTGGCCAGCAACAGAAACTTTGAAGATGAATCCTGATGGGGTGCTTTTCAGCAATGGCCCTGGAGATCCATCTACTGTTCCTTATGCAGTTGAGACAGTGAAGAAAATTCTGGGAAAGGTGCCTATTTTTGGAATTTGCATGGGCCATCAATTGCTGGGTCAGGCTTTAGGAGGCAAAACCTTCAAGATGAAATTTGGCCATCATGGAGGGAATCATCCGGTTCGTAACCTTCGAACAGGACATGTTGAAATTAGTGCTCAG AACCACAACTATGCCGTTGACCCTACTACATTGCCAGAAGGAGTGGAAGTTATACATGTTAATCTTAATGATGGAGGTTGTGCAGGCCTTGCTTTCCCTGCTCAAAGAATAATGTCTCTTCAATACCATCCTGAAGCCTCACTAGGACCTCATGATTCTGATTACG CTTTCGGGGAATTTATAGAACTAATGAAGCAGCAAAAGACCAAGaaacttgaaaagaaaatatctaCATGGAACCAAAACGGGTTTCATGTTCCGTTTCAGCGTCTTCTACACGGATTTCAGAATCTGTTtct AATCATGTCTAATCGACTTTCATCTAGAAGATCATGGCAGAAGAAGCAATGTTATAAGATCAACTTGGAAACTCAAAGCAAAAGTCTTGAG GATCAGATATCAGGCCTTAAACCTGAACTTGGTTGCTATCAGAACCACAAGCAACTCTTGGAGCAGGAACAACTGAAATTGCGCCAGAGAGTGGAAATTATTCAGAAAAAGATTATGCTAAAAAATG CTGAGATTGAGATGAACAAAAGCGAAGTGAATAAGCTGAGGGAATGCAGTGTGATGCAACAAGGGCTATTGCAAGCACCTTTTCTTAGTTGGAATATTGATCCGCTGCAGCATTGGTACAATGATCCAAACTCATATCAag GAAATGGAGTGGGGACTTCATACATACCAGCAGAGCCGAGCCACATGTGGATACATGATAATGTGCCGAACATGCATGGAATGAACATGAATATGCCTAACAACTACATCGGATCCATGATAAATGATATAAGCAGAACCTTTCCGAACGAAGACCTTAATTAG